From the Lathyrus oleraceus cultivar Zhongwan6 chromosome 4, CAAS_Psat_ZW6_1.0, whole genome shotgun sequence genome, one window contains:
- the LOC127138257 gene encoding uncharacterized protein LOC127138257 isoform X2 produces MKLKLLPSTISSHSFALRRDSNYNASSSSSSVHRHKHSFIVASKSKKHRHNDAKGSNSQPSPPRITSNAKQNLQILKTWKEYEKRKSTAPRPSTSYRKKKAEKEKNHDRDPISSLDNSNQFVIIDDGVPVMLVDGYNVCGYWMKLKKYFMSGRLELARQMLIDELKTFSMIREIKVVVVFDAMMSGFPNHKERSAGIDIVFSSKTSADIWIEKEVSALKKDGCPKVWVVTSDRCHREAAYGEGAFVWSCKTLVTE; encoded by the exons ATGAAATTGAAATTACTTCCATCAACAATTTCATCCCATTCCTTTGCACTCCGTCGTGATTCCAATTACAAtgcttcttcttcttcctcctcCGTTCACAGACACAAGCACAGTTTCATAGTAGCCTCCAAAAGCAAAAAGCACCGTCACAATGACGCTAAG GGTTCCAATTCTCAACCAAGTCCTCCCAGAATCACTTCAAACGCCAAGCAAAACCTTCAAATCCTCAAGACATGGAAG GAGTACGAAAAACGAAAATCTACCGCTCCAAGACCTTCCACCAGTTACCGCAAAAAGAAGGCGGAAAAGGAAAAAAATCACGATCGTGATCCTATCTCCTCCCTCGACAA CTCAAACCAGTTTGTTATTATAGATGATGGTGTTCCTGTGATGCTTGTGGATGGCTATAATGTTTGTGGATATTGGATGAAGCTCAAGAAATATTTTATGAGTGGAAGACTTGAGCTGGCTCGCCAAATGCTGATTGATGAGCTTAAAACCTTTAGTATGATCAGAG AGATCAAAGTGGTTGTTGTATTTGATGCCATGATGTCTGGGTTCCCCAATCACAAGGAACGTTCTGCTGG TATCGACATTGTTTTCTCAAGTAAAACATCTGCTGATATATGGATTGAAAAAGAG GTTTCAGCTTTAAAGAAGGACGGTTGCCCCAAAGTCTGGGTTGTCACTTCTGATCGCTGTCATCGGGAAGCAGCATATGGAGAA GGAGCCTTTGTTTGGAGTTGCAAGACATTGGTAACTGAG TAG